From a region of the Mycobacterium sp. SMC-8 genome:
- a CDS encoding LacI family DNA-binding transcriptional regulator yields the protein MPHRYKVREIAQQAGLSEATVDRVLHNRPGVRENTVAEVRQAIADLDKQRAQLRLNGRRYLVDVVMQTPQRFSDAFRAAVEAELPAFAPAMMRARFHLWESGSPAQTVEALDRIRGSHGVVLKAPDDSAVAEAVDRLVESGVPVVTYTTDVPSSARCGYVGIDNHGAGVTAAYLMQQWLGDAPSDVLITLSRTVFRGEGEREVGFRSALRPSGRAIVEVSDSDGIDATNERLVLEALKANPGVRAVYSVGGGNVATVAAFEKLERECRVFIAHDLDADNRRLLRDGRISAVLHNDLRADARLALRLILQEQGALPAEPVRPVPIQVVTPYNVPVHH from the coding sequence GTGCCGCACAGGTACAAGGTGCGCGAGATCGCGCAGCAGGCCGGGCTCAGCGAGGCGACCGTGGACCGCGTGCTGCACAACCGGCCGGGGGTCCGCGAGAACACCGTGGCCGAGGTGAGGCAGGCGATCGCCGACCTGGACAAGCAGCGGGCCCAGCTGCGGCTCAACGGCCGGCGTTATCTGGTCGATGTGGTCATGCAGACCCCGCAGCGGTTCTCCGACGCATTTCGTGCGGCCGTGGAGGCCGAACTGCCCGCGTTCGCACCGGCGATGATGCGGGCCCGGTTTCATCTGTGGGAGTCCGGTTCCCCTGCGCAGACGGTGGAGGCGCTGGACAGGATCCGGGGCAGCCACGGGGTGGTGCTCAAGGCGCCCGACGATTCCGCGGTGGCCGAGGCCGTCGACCGGCTCGTCGAGTCCGGGGTCCCGGTGGTGACCTACACGACCGATGTGCCGTCGAGTGCGCGGTGCGGCTATGTGGGCATCGACAACCACGGCGCCGGCGTCACGGCGGCCTACCTGATGCAGCAGTGGCTCGGGGACGCACCGTCCGATGTGCTGATCACCCTGAGTCGCACGGTGTTCCGCGGGGAAGGCGAGCGGGAGGTCGGGTTCCGTTCGGCGCTGCGCCCGTCGGGACGCGCGATCGTCGAGGTCAGTGACAGCGACGGCATCGACGCCACCAATGAGCGTCTGGTGCTCGAGGCGCTCAAGGCCAACCCCGGCGTGCGGGCGGTCTACTCGGTCGGTGGCGGCAACGTGGCGACGGTCGCGGCGTTCGAGAAACTCGAGCGGGAGTGCAGGGTGTTCATCGCGCACGACCTGGACGCCGACAATCGGCGGCTGCTGCGTGATGGCCGGATCTCGGCGGTGCTGCACAACGATCTGCGTGCCGACGCCCGCCTCGCGCTACGCCTGATCCTGCAGGAGCAGGGCGCTTTGCCGGCGGAGCCCGTGCGGCCGGTGCCGATCCAGGTGGTGACGCCCTACAACGTGCCCGTCCATCACTGA
- a CDS encoding phytanoyl-CoA dioxygenase family protein, with protein sequence MPLIAVLITARLGGVAAPLNTAPSPWLDDSDLDLDEFRRQVERDTDLSVYPHAREVRDNVLVYSAPAMARTTDRRALQAELIRALADGPGVVVFTEAFDTDVVDRTNDAFFALIEAQRAAGLAAGDHFGAPGANDRIWNAAQKLALHDPQVFADYYANDALAVVCQAWLGPRYQVTSQVNVVNPGGKAQVPHRDYHLGFVPEQHLSAYPAHIHRTSPTLTLQGAVAHCDMPVESGPTMLLPHSQRFTGGYLAFNRPAFIDYFAAHHVQLPLRTGDAVFFNPALYHGAGTNVSADIRRIANLMQISSPFGRAMEALDRTAMVRAVYPALLAMQAAGRPHRDVENAVVATAEGYAFPTNLDSDQPIGSLAPLSQVDTVLDALAANLTADELDIALRDHNERRNP encoded by the coding sequence ATGCCGTTGATTGCGGTGCTGATCACAGCAAGACTAGGCGGCGTGGCAGCACCGCTCAACACCGCGCCCAGCCCGTGGCTGGATGACTCTGACCTCGACCTCGACGAATTTCGCCGCCAGGTCGAGCGCGACACCGACCTCAGCGTTTACCCGCACGCCCGCGAGGTACGCGACAACGTGCTCGTCTACTCCGCGCCGGCGATGGCCCGCACGACCGACCGACGCGCGTTGCAGGCCGAGCTGATCCGGGCGCTGGCCGACGGCCCCGGCGTCGTGGTGTTCACCGAGGCCTTCGACACCGACGTCGTGGACCGCACCAACGACGCGTTCTTCGCGCTCATCGAGGCCCAGCGCGCGGCTGGCCTCGCCGCTGGGGACCACTTCGGTGCGCCCGGCGCGAACGACCGCATCTGGAACGCCGCGCAGAAGCTGGCGCTGCACGACCCGCAGGTGTTCGCCGACTACTACGCCAACGACGCCCTCGCGGTCGTCTGCCAGGCCTGGCTGGGGCCGCGCTACCAGGTCACCTCACAGGTCAACGTCGTCAATCCGGGCGGCAAAGCCCAGGTGCCGCACCGGGATTACCACCTCGGCTTCGTTCCCGAGCAGCACCTGTCCGCCTATCCGGCGCACATCCACCGCACGTCCCCGACGCTGACGCTGCAGGGCGCCGTCGCGCACTGCGACATGCCCGTCGAGAGCGGGCCGACCATGCTGCTGCCCCATTCGCAGCGCTTCACCGGCGGCTACCTCGCGTTCAACCGGCCCGCGTTCATCGACTACTTCGCCGCGCATCACGTCCAGCTGCCGCTGCGCACCGGCGACGCGGTGTTCTTCAATCCGGCGCTGTATCACGGTGCGGGCACCAACGTCTCGGCCGACATCCGCCGCATCGCGAACCTGATGCAGATCAGCTCACCGTTCGGCCGGGCCATGGAGGCGCTGGACCGCACCGCGATGGTGCGCGCCGTCTATCCCGCCCTGTTGGCCATGCAAGCCGCCGGCCGGCCGCACCGCGACGTGGAGAACGCCGTGGTGGCCACCGCCGAGGGCTATGCGTTCCCGACCAACCTGGACAGCGACCAACCCATCGGCAGCCTGGCCCCACTGAGCCAGGTCGACACCGTGCTCGACGCACTGGCCGCAAACCTCACCGCGGACGAACTCGACATCGCGCTTCGCGATCACAACGAACGGAGAAACCCATGA
- a CDS encoding Gfo/Idh/MocA family oxidoreductase, with protein sequence MTTLGLIGLGRIGAFHAETLINLPEVSGLVITDERPDVVSEVAAKYGATPVESVEKLLSSGIDGVVVAAATPAHAELTLAAVERGLPTFCEKPIASTAAESARVAEAITRSGVAVQVGYQRRFDAAFAAVKQAVDNGTLGALHTVRSTTMDPAPPPMDYIKGSGGIFRDCAVHDFDVIRWVTGQNVVEVYATGSVQGDPLFAEYGDVDTAAVVVRFDGGALGVVSAARYNGRGYDCRLEVHGFDDTVVAGWDQGVPVHNADPSSDFPTGQPHHFFMDRFTEAFRAELGAFVKVVEGGPIQGATVSDAVEVAWIAEAATESLRRGVPVRIEEVKE encoded by the coding sequence ATGACCACCCTCGGACTCATCGGCCTCGGCCGGATCGGGGCGTTCCACGCCGAGACGCTGATCAATCTGCCGGAGGTGTCCGGCCTCGTCATCACCGACGAACGGCCCGACGTCGTCAGCGAGGTGGCCGCCAAATACGGTGCCACGCCGGTGGAATCGGTCGAGAAGCTGTTGTCCTCGGGCATCGATGGCGTGGTCGTCGCGGCGGCCACTCCCGCGCACGCGGAGTTGACTCTGGCCGCCGTCGAGCGCGGGCTGCCGACGTTCTGCGAGAAGCCGATCGCGTCCACCGCCGCCGAGAGCGCCCGCGTCGCCGAGGCGATCACCCGTTCGGGAGTGGCCGTCCAGGTGGGCTATCAGCGCCGATTCGATGCCGCCTTCGCGGCGGTGAAGCAGGCCGTCGACAACGGCACGCTGGGCGCGCTGCACACTGTTCGCAGCACCACGATGGATCCCGCTCCCCCGCCGATGGACTACATCAAGGGTTCCGGCGGCATCTTCCGCGACTGCGCCGTGCACGATTTCGACGTGATCCGCTGGGTCACCGGGCAGAACGTCGTGGAGGTGTACGCCACCGGCAGCGTGCAGGGCGACCCGCTGTTCGCCGAGTACGGCGACGTCGACACCGCCGCCGTGGTGGTGCGGTTCGACGGCGGCGCGTTGGGTGTGGTGTCCGCGGCCCGGTACAACGGCCGCGGCTACGACTGCCGCCTTGAGGTGCATGGCTTCGACGACACCGTCGTCGCGGGCTGGGACCAGGGTGTCCCGGTGCACAACGCCGACCCGTCCTCTGACTTCCCTACCGGTCAGCCGCACCATTTCTTCATGGACCGGTTCACCGAGGCGTTCCGCGCCGAGCTCGGCGCTTTTGTGAAAGTTGTCGAAGGCGGCCCCATTCAGGGCGCCACAGTCAGCGACGCGGTGGAGGTCGCATGGATCGCCGAAGCTGCCACAGAGTCACTGCGCCGAGGTGTTCCGGTGCGCATCGAGGAGGTCAAGGAATGA